The stretch of DNA CGGCGTCATCGTCCTGGACGTCGGCGTCAGCCGTGTGGATGACGGCAACGGCAAGGCTGTTGTTACCGGTGACGTGGAGCCGGCGGTCGCCGAGGTGGCTAGCTGGATTTCGCCAAACCCAGGCGGTGTGGGTCCCATGACCCGCGCCATGCTGCTGGCCAACGTAGTTGAGGCGGCCGAGCGCGCCTAACGTTTGTTGTTGGCGCCAGTGCGGCGCTTGCCAACGTTGACACAGCACAAGGAGGACGACGCGCGGAATTAAAGTTCCGGGCGTCGTCGTCCTTGTGCGTGGGCTACCTGTGTGGGTGCTAGCTCCCGTAGCTATTCGATCGATTCAATGCGTTCGGGGCGCCCATCCACCCAGGCCAGCAACAACCGGACATTTTCTGGCAGCGATTCATCCGTGTAAAAGCACGTCACTGGGGNGCCGGTTTCTTTCAAGGAAATCTCATAGAGTGCTCCATCAGGCCAGCGGTTGGCAGGCGGCGGCGCCACCTGTTCGTGCAGATTGGCGCGGGCAATTTCCCCGGCAA from Arthrobacter polaris encodes:
- a CDS encoding protealysin inhibitor emfourin codes for the protein MKLIIRRXGGIAGIVAHTELDAQVLPQPAAEAFAGEIARANLHEQVAPPPANRWPDGALYEISLKETGXPVTCFYTDESLPENVRLLLAWVDGRPERIESIE